The Actinocorallia herbida DNA window GCGCTCGGTGCTCGGGCTGCTCGGCGACGCCGGGCTGGCGGAGCCGGAACCCGGTGGATGGCGGGCTCATCTCCTCGAACTGACCGCGGACAACAAACGGGACCACCCGCTGCGCCTGCTCCCACTCGACGGCGGAGCGTTCCTGGCCGTCGCCGCGCAGCACCGGAGAAAGGACGGCACACGGGCGCTGACGGCGCTTTTCCACGACCCGTCCGGGCGTTTCGAGATTCCCTCGACCTACGAGGTCCTGGAGGAGCTGCCCGCCCCCGACGCCCTGCCGCACGCCCCCGTCGCGAAGGTCCTCGAACTCCTGGACGCCGAAGGGCACCTCCCGTGGAACCCCGCGCGCGCCGAGGAGTTCGCCCGGCTGACCGGGGTCACCCCGACCATCGCGACCCTCGTGGTGTCGGGGCTGCTCGGGCACGGCGCCGAAGACGCGCCGATTCCCGAGGAGACCCGCAAGATCCTGCGCCGCACGGCGACCGAGCTCAAGGTGGCCAGGGCCGACCTGCCGAAGATGTCCCGCGCGGCCCGCGCCGAGATCCTCGGCGCGCTGCTGCCCGCCGACCCCGCGCGGCTGTGGACCGACGGCCCGGACGTTGCGGCGGCCGCCGAGGTGTGGAACCGCGAGGTCCCGCGGCGGCTCGCCGTACCCGAGGCGCTGCTGGTCGAGGCCGAGAAGGACTTCGAGCGCAACAGCCCGACCCGCGAGCGCGCGCGTGCCCTGCTCGATCCGGCGAGCTCCCCGCTGCTGACCGTTGATCTCGCGCACAAGATCGAACGCTGGGGAGTCTCCGTGCGGGGCGAGGGCTTCACCACCAAGGAGCTGCGCGCGGCGATCGGCCTGCTCGCCTGGCTGGCCCACCGGCTGCCCGCGGGCGACCCGCTGCGCGCGCGGCTCCCGGCGGGATTCGCCGCGGTGCGCGAGCGCCTGGCCAACCCGGGGCTGGTCCAGGCCGAGGGTTACGTCGACGGGCCGAAGTTCGTGCGTCAGGCCGGCCCACCGGACGAGGAGGGCGAAGGCTGGGCCCGGTACGGCGCGGTCCTCGTCCTGCCGCACGACCATTTCCATGTCGCCGGTGTGAACGTCGCCCTCATGGAGGCCGACCCCGACGATCCCCGCCTCGTCCTGCTGGAATCGGCGAGCCGCTCCCGCTCCCAGGAGGCCGCGCTGCGCGCCCTCCGGCTCGCCCTGCGCACGGCCCGCGACGAGAGCTTCGCCGCCCTGCTCGAAGACCCGGGCGACCCGGTCGAGGGCGACCGCCTGCCCGACGGCACCTGGTACCCCCAGGACCCGTCGCGTTCGGTCCCCGACCTCGTCGCCGAGGTGGCCGCGGCACACGCGCTCTCCCCGGACGCGGCGGCACTGTACCTGATGCTGCTGGCGATGCCCGACCCGACCGACCGCAACACCGCCCGCTGGACCGGCTGGAAACCCGCCCGCCTGAAGGCCGCCCGCATCGAACTGGCCGCCACCGCCCTGGTCACCGAGGCCCGCCGCGCCAAAGCCTCCCGCACCCTGTTCCTCCCCGGCCCCTGGACCGAGTCCCGCAGCCCGAAGGGCCTCCTGGAAGCCTGGAAACACCCCCTCTACCCCATCGCCGAAGCCGGCGAGACCACCCTCTTCCCCACCCTCCCGACCGACCCGGCCCCCACCCTCTACCGTCGCGCCCACCACCGCATCACCATCGGCGACCTCCCCGGCCACGACACCCCGGCATCACCCCCACCCCCCACCCGACCGTGAAACGCAAATACACCCGTGCGGGGTCAGGCGATCGTGCTGATGTCGCCGTTGGCGAAGTAGATGGCCTGGTGGAGGCGGCCGCCCAGGGCCGTGGCGTAGCGGGAGAGGACGTCCTGGCCGGAGATCTTGCCCTGTTCGATCTGGGAGACCCGGCTCTTGGTGACGCCCATGCGTTCGGCGACCTGTTCCTGGGTGAGGCCGCGCGCTCGCCGGATCTCCGCGAGCCTGTGCCCGAGTGCTTCGGGGAGCGGTTCCCGCCTGCCCTCGGCGAGCGCGGCCTCCCCGCTCACGCCTTCGGCGCGCCCGGCCCCGAGGTCGTTCCACGGCGAGTTCCCGCTCATCCGTCGCGTTCCTCCGCTGCCCGGCGCACCACATGGACCCCTGCCGCCGCGTGGCGAAGGGAATCGCCCCTTCGTACCATTCGACCGGCGTCCGCTCAACGGGTTCGGCGAAGTTCTCCGTCCCGGCCTGGGTCTTCGGGTTCCGGGGCCGGAGGCCCGCCATGGGGATCGGGGATTCCGGCGAGGACGGCGAGACGGAACGTGGTCTCGTCCGCGGTGCCGGGGGCCGCGGCGAGGACGACGATCTCGCGGAAGACCGCCGCGGCGGCGTCGCCCAGCCGGTGCATCTCCGACGACCTCGGCAACATCATCGAACTCGCCGAGCCCGGCACCCGCCGCGCGTCCCGCCGGGACTGACCGCGCGGTTCCCCCGCCGGCTCCACGGGCCGGCGGGGGAACCGGGGCGCGGCCTCCACCGCCCGACCGGACGGGTCGGGCATACTCGACGGACATGGGGGCATCTTCGGCGGGATCTGATGACACCGGTGCGGGAGACCCCGTCGGCCCGGCCTTCGACGTCGGCGGCGGTCCCGGGGCCGATCAGGGCGAATCCACCTTCACCGTCCTCGTCGCGACCGGGGCCAACCTCGGGATCGCGGTCGCCAAGGCGATCGCGGGGATCATCAGCGGGTCGAGCGCGATGCTCGCCGAGGCCGCGCACTCCGTCGCCGACACGGTCACCGAGCTGATGCTGCTCACCGCCCTGCGGCAGAGCGCCCGCCCCGCGGACGAGGCACATCCTCTGGGCTACGCCGCGGCCCGCTACGTCTGGGCGCTGCTCGCCTCCGTCGCCACCTTCGTCGGCGGCGCGGTCTTCGCCATCTACGACGGGATCAACACCCTGGTCGTCGGGGAGGAACTCGGCGACCCGACCATCTCCTACATCGTCCTCGGCGTCGCGTTCGTCCTCGAGGGATTCAGCCTCCGCACCGGCTACCGCCAGATGCGCGGCGAGGCGGCCCGCGCGCGCGTCCCGCTCCGCCGCTACCTGCGGCACACCGCGGACACCACGGTCAAAGCGGTCGTGCTGGAGGACTCCGCGGCCCTGGTCGGCCTGGTCCTCGCCGCCGGGGGCCTCACCGGCGCCCACCTCACCGGCTCCCCGGTGTTCGACGGAGTCGCCTCGCTCCTCATCGGTGCCCTCCTCGTCTACGTCGCCTGGGTGCTGGGCCGCTCCAACGCCGAACTCCTCGTCGGCCGCCCCCTGCCCGCCCGCGTCCGCGAGGCGATCCGCGCCGAACTGCTCGCCGTGCCCGAGATCCAGGACGTCCTGGAACTGACCACCCTGATCCAGGGCCCGGCCGAGGCCCTCGCCGCCGCGAAGATCGACTTCCTGGACACCGTCACCGCCGCCCAGATCGAATGGGCCTGCGAACGCGCCGAGTCCCGCCTGCGCGAGCGCTTCCCGCAGATCCGCCGCGTCTACCTGGACCCGACCCCCGGCCCGGGCCAGCGCCGCCGCACCGGCCTCGACCCCTTCCCCGACGGAAGCCCCTGACGTCCGGGGCGGGTCGCTCCCAGGCCGTCGGCCGCTCGGCGAGGCAGCGGTCGCTGCGGGGGCCGTACGCTTCCCGGCCGTGCTCGGGCCGGTGACCTGACCCCTGCCCGGGCCGTCTCACTTCGGTCGCGGCCGGTGGCGCGCGGTGGGGCCGGGCGCGATACCTGCGGTGGTCCGGGGGCTGGGCGTGGTTCGTGAGGGGTGGGCCGTGGGTTCCTCGGGTCGGCGCACGCGGGCGGTGGCGCTGCTGCCGGCGGCCGGATGCCAGGACGACGTGCGGGACTGCCCGCTGGTGTCGGAGGCGACGCCCGTGCGGGGCCTGGTGCGGGCCGACGCGGTCAGCGAGCGCTCCTCGGGACGTCGCGCGCACGGCCCTCGCGAAGTGCCCGGAAGGCACGAAGGTCCTGGGCGGCGGCGGCCGGGTCGTCGGCGGCGGCCGCGAGGCGCGGGTGAGCGGGCTGCGGCCCGAGCCGGACGGGAGCGGCTACGCCGTCAGGGCCCGACGAGGACGCCGACGGGTACGGCAGGCCGTGGACGCTGGAGGCCCGGGCGATGTGCGCCGCGGCGCCGTCCGGCCTGGAGTACCTCGGCACGGTGGCCGGCGACTGGGACAGCGAGGTCGAGCGGCTGCCCGAGGGGCCGGGACTCGACCTGTTCGAAAGCCCGGGATCCCTGGTCGACTGCCCGGCGGGCAAGCAGCTCACGGGAGGCGGCGCGGAGGCCCCCGACGCGGCGCCGCACAGGGTCGTCGTCTGCTCGGCACCACGGCCTGGACCGTCCAGAACGGTCCGGAGCCCTCCGCCGCGGACGTCCTCGACGACCGGGACCCGCGCCCCGCGCTCTTCGGCCAGGATGTCCTCGACGGCCTCACCCTGACCGGTACCACCCTCGACAAGGATCTGCGCAGGGCCACCCTCACCGCGTCCCGCCACCCCGCCTACACCGACCGCTGGACCGGCCAGGGCGCCGACTGGACGCCGCTCACCCGGACCCTCGGCGGCTCCGCCTTCTGCGCCACCGGCTCCTGGCCGCAGCGGCCCGGCACGTGGTGCGGGACTTCTGCCCCATGCGGGCGGGACGTCCGGGAGGGGAGGATCGGAGGGCCGCGGTCGGGGACCGGATCTTCCGCTGACGCCGCGTCGACGGGAGGTCAGCTGTGGGATCGGTGCGAAGAGCGCGGTCGGTCGCGGTGCTCGGCGTGGTGATCGTCGCGCTGGCCGGGTGCACCGCAGTGCCGGCGCGGGACGGCGCGGCCGTGGCCGAGGAGGCCGCTCCGACGCGGGAGGCCAAGGCGCGTCAGGTGTTCGCCGACTTCCAGACGGCCAACAACAAAGCGAACAAGGAGATCTCCGACGCGCTGATCTCCGCGATCGAGACCGGGCCCGTGCTGGAGGCCGACCTCGCCTCCTACAAGAACATCAGGGCGGGACGAGACGCGCCCGTCCGCGAGTTCTTCTACGAGGACCCGGTCTTCCATGTGCCGGAGGGAGACGGCGATCCCGCGTGGTTCATGGTCGACGCGGCGGCGGCCGAGGACCTCCGCAAGGGGCTGCTCTTCGTCCGGGAGGACGACGGCTACAAGCTCCGCAACACCGTGTACTTCGGCCCGGGCGGCATGCCGGAACTCGCCCGCGCCGGAGGCGGCGCGGCGCCGACCGCGGTGCCCGCGCTGGACGCGGCCCGGCTGAGCCGTGAACACGCCGCCCTTCTCAACGACCCGAACAGGGCCGATGGCGACGTCCCCGGCCACTTCGTCCCCGGTGACCACACGACACGGTTCTTCCTCGACTACTGCCTGGGCGAGGCGCACCGCCAGTTCACCGGCTACGGGTTCACCGGCGGCTGCCACTGGCGGGAACGGACCGACGACCCCGACTTCGCTCTGCGCACCGCGGACGGCCGGGCCCTCGTCTGGTACTCCGTGGCGCTCACCGACTCCTACCGGCGCGGCGCGAACAAGGACACCGGCTTCGACCGCGTCTACCTGCCCGGCTGGTACAACCCGTTCGTCCCGGTCGACAAGGAGACCTACTCCTACAGCACCGAGGGGAGCGACGAGTCCTTCCTCCGCCACTTCTACAAGGACGGATACACAGGCGAAGCGGTCGTCCAATTCGCCGCGCTCGTCACCCCGGACGGCGACTCCATCGACGTCATCGCGCACAACCGCCACCCGCTGGCGGCCTCCGGAAGCTGAGGTCAGGGGGGCCAGAGGGGAGGTGCGGGGCGCCCTCGACGGCCTCATAGGCGAAGCGGATCTCCCAGCGGCCCTCGTCGCTCGCCTCGCCGTCGACCATGACGACCCCGTGCCCGCCCTCGGCGGTCACCAGGACCCACTGGTTCGGCGTCAGGCCGTGCGGGCCGAGCATCGCCCCCGTGCCGAGCGCCCGGCACAACGTCTTGGCGACCGACAGTTCCGTCGCGCCCCCGGTGCGCGCCACGAACACCCGCCCCGCGTTGAACGTGACCCCCTGGACGCCGGATCCGGGATCGGCGGTGACGAGCACCATCGGCGACTCCGGCATTCCGGCGGCGGGCTCTCCGTCGACGAGGATCCCGATCTCGTCCACCGGGAGCCCGAACCCCTCGACGACGGCAGCCCGGACGTCGAACGGGCTCGGCCCCTCGAGCAAGTGGACCAGGTGGTCCTCCGGCGGATCCTGGCCGAACATCACGAGGTCCCTGATGTCGGGCGGGCAGTCGGGGGAGAGGAGGAACCCCGTCAGCAGCCGCCGGAACTCGACCGCGTCCCCGGCCTCGGGCCGGACCCGTGCGGCCACCATCTCCTCCGCCAGGCACTCGATCGTCCACCCGAGCTCCCCGGCCCGCAGCGCCCTCTCGAGATGCTCGGCGATCTCAGTGCGGAGCCGCGGCCCGTAGACCTCGACCAGCCGCGTCGTCGCCGTCCGACGGTCGCTCACCGGGACCACCCGGGCCATGCGCGGCAGCGGGACGGAGCGGGCCCAACGGGCTGGGGCGTCGACATGGCGATCTCCGGTAGGCGCGGGGCGGACGTGAGCTGCCGCATCCTCGCAGAACGCCGGCCGTGACGGGTACGCGTCAGTAGAGGTTGCGCCTGTAGTCCATCCGGATGCCCGCGTCG harbors:
- a CDS encoding helix-turn-helix domain-containing protein: MSGNSPWNDLGAGRAEGVSGEAALAEGRREPLPEALGHRLAEIRRARGLTQEQVAERMGVTKSRVSQIEQGKISGQDVLSRYATALGGRLHQAIYFANGDISTIA
- a CDS encoding cation diffusion facilitator family transporter, producing the protein MGASSAGSDDTGAGDPVGPAFDVGGGPGADQGESTFTVLVATGANLGIAVAKAIAGIISGSSAMLAEAAHSVADTVTELMLLTALRQSARPADEAHPLGYAAARYVWALLASVATFVGGAVFAIYDGINTLVVGEELGDPTISYIVLGVAFVLEGFSLRTGYRQMRGEAARARVPLRRYLRHTADTTVKAVVLEDSAALVGLVLAAGGLTGAHLTGSPVFDGVASLLIGALLVYVAWVLGRSNAELLVGRPLPARVREAIRAELLAVPEIQDVLELTTLIQGPAEALAAAKIDFLDTVTAAQIEWACERAESRLRERFPQIRRVYLDPTPGPGQRRRTGLDPFPDGSP